The Bacillota bacterium genomic sequence TGTTTCCTCAGATTTACCATTTTTTAAATAAAGGCTGAGAAATGTGTCAAAGTGATTGAAACATTCACATACTTCATTATAGTGTCTGTCAACAAGTTCAAGCACTTTTTTACCTTTTTTAAACATGTATTTCTCACTATCCTTATAAATAGAATATCTGACATTATACTTCCAAAATCTTTACATGTCAATAATTATTTATATCTCCAAAATTTTATCTACGAAAAAAGTGGTACTTGATGCAAAAAGCAGGTCAATACCTGCTTTTTAGTGAATTATGCAAGCGATGAAATAACCCCTGCTTTCGTAACAATACCCTTCAAAATATTATTTCCATTTGTTACTGCAATAGGGAATTTAGTCACCGCAGCATCCGGCAGAAGCTGAGAGAGTGATACATCTTCCTGCGTAGTCAAAATATTTTTAAGCATAGCTTCTTCTAGGGTTGCAGTGCCGTTTTTAACACTCAACGCCCCATCTATTGTTAGGATTCCTAATAGCTCCATGCTTTGCCCAACGACAAAAACACTGGAAACACCAGTTGCTTTCATTTCCTTAAGAGCTGCATTAGGGCCTTCTGATGCACGTATAAATGCGGTTGGAGTTGTCATCACATTTTTTACTGACAATACTTTAGTTTTGTCGATGTCTCTGACAAACTCTTCAACATACCTGCTAGCAGGATTTGCAAGTATATCGTTAGGGGTCCCAATCTGAACGATCTTTCCGTCTTTCATGATTGCAACCGTATCCCCAAGTTTAAACGCCTCATTAATATCGTGAGTAATAAATATAATAGTCTTTTTTACTTTTTTCTGTATATTCAAAAGTTCAAATTGCATATCCCGTCTGACTATAGGGTCAAGCGCTGAATATGGTTCATCCATTAAAAGCACTTCAGGGTCATTAGCGAGAGCTCTCGCAATGCCGACACGCTGCCGCATTCCGCCAGAAAGATCGGTAACGGGATGGTTTTCCCAGCCTGACAAACCCACCATATCTATCATTTCTTTGGCACGCTTATCTCGAATATCACGAGAAGTGCCCTTTACCTCAAGACCAAAAGCCACATTCCCTAAAACGTTTCTATTTGATATTAATCCAAAATGCTGAAAAACCATTGCCACCTTATTACGCCTATAATCTCTAAGCTGTTTTTTATTGTATTCTAAAATATTTTCACTATTAAACAATATTTTGCCTGTCGTTGGCTTATATAAAAGATTAAGGCATCTTACAACCGTCGACTTCCCGCTTCCCGATAAGCCAATAAGTACGAATGTTTCTCCCTTCTTCACCTTAAAACTTACATCACTTGCCCCGACAGTTATGCCTGTTTTTTTCAAAATCTCAGTTTTATCTAACCCATCCTTAATAAGTTTAAGAGCCCCTCCAGTGTTGAATCCGAATAATTTTGAGAGATTTTCAATCTCTATTATAGTATCCGACACTATTTACCCTCCTCACGGACGTGATTTTTCCCGAACCACCCCTGTGTAAGCCGATCCATAATGACCGCTATTACTACAACTGCAAGGCCAGATGTAAAACCACGGCCCACCTCTATCCTATTAATACTTGTAAGCACTTCCATCCCAAGCCCGCTTGCACCGATCATTGCACATGTGACAACCATAGATACAGCCATCATAGTTGTTTGGTTTATTCCTGCCATTATTGTTGGAACTGCCTGTGGTATCTGAACCTTTGATAGCAACTGACTTCTCGTTGCGCCAAAAGAGCGAGCGGCCTCAACCATTTCTTTATCCACCTGATTAATAGCAAGACTTGTAAAACGTATTGCGGGAGGCGTTGCGTAAATAGTAGTAGCAATTACAGCAGGCACACGCCCAAGACCGAAAAACATAACAGCAGGAATAAGATAAACAAATGTCGGCATCGTCTGCATTGCATCCAGTATTAGTTTTGCTATTCCCTCGGCATTGCGGCTCATAGAATTAAGGATACCGATCGGAAGCCCGATAATTAAAGAAATGATTACAGATACAATCACAATAGAAAGTGTGACATTCATTAGATCCCAAAGTCCGAGCAAACCTACTAAAAACAGCATTAAAGAGTATGTTAAGCCCTTTAATATATTCTTGCTGCTTCTCCAGCCAACTACAAATACAATCAGCATCATCAGCCACCACGGAATTGCAGTCAGTATGTTGCCAACCGAATCCAAAAGAGCAAGCAGCCCCGCTTTAATCGCATCGAAAAAGCCTTTAAAATGGTTATTGAGATAAAATACCGCTTCATCAATAGGCTTTGCTATATTGATTTTCCAGCCCTCCGGAAACTTTGTAAAAATAGTTGGCAAACTCATAGTGCAAGAGCAGATCTAACCTCTGCAGCCTTATCAGACGGCAACCATTCATCCAATAAAGAATTGTTTTCTTTCAAAAACCACTTAGCCGTATCTTCATAAGTTGCACCCGTTTCATTCATATGGCTCAAAGCTTTAGAAGTCAGAGCACTTGAAGTCTTATATTTCTTTAGGAATTCAGAAAACTCTGGGGCTTTCTCTAAAAGATTATTACTGCCGCATATTGTAACCCTGACTGACGGACAAGCGCATTTTCCATCTTTAAAATCCGTCACATTATAAGGCTTATCATCCAGCAAAACAAAGTCGTATTTGCCCATGATCCAAGTAGGCTCCCAGTAATAGCCTACTATAGCCTCGCCACGTTCATACGCTGATGTAAATGTCGCAACCATTGCACTGTCAGATCCCGGTCTGAAATATGTAAAATCTTTATCAAGTCCATAATATTTATATTTATTATACATAACATTATCTATATCCCACCCGGAAAGCGCGCCATAAATACGGCCCTTCCCTGGTTGTTCTTCATCCTTGAATAAATCTTTATATTTGGCAAGGTCGGCAACGCTTTTTAAATCAGGAGCCATAGGAGCGATGCCACGGGACTTATCTCCATATATAACGTATCGGGGAACATAAAAGCCTTGCTTATTATCATCAAAATTGACTCCAAGCTCTTTTATTGTTCCTTTTTCAATTTCGTCTTTGTATGTAGCTATATTGTCTGTCCACATTTCCATCAAAACATCTATATCACCGTTTTTTAGTCCTAACAATGTTGTTGGAGTAGTCCCTTTCATTTCTTCCGTATCAAGATTAAATGCTGTTTTTGCAATAAAACCCGCAACAGCGTTGTGGAATCGAACGCTATCCCAGTCAGGGTCTCCGAATACTATCTTGACTTTCTTCTGAGCTCCGCCTGTAGCTACAGATGCACAGCCCGCAAATAAAGAAATAATCAAAGATATCGAAATCAATTTTAAAAAGCAGCGTTTTTTCATATTATCAACTCCTTGAACATTTTAAAGCAACCTCCGTTATGATATAAGTTGTTACTTTACAAAGTATAACATATGTCTCTTCTAAAAGCAAGCCATCACCTGCGGATAAAAAATAAAAGCAACGGAACTCCGTTGCTTTTATTAAGTATAATTTTACTGCCCGATAAAATTTTCAACCGTTTTCAGTCTATCCGCTGAACAAGCGACAACTATGACGTCTCCATTCAAAAAGTATTCATCAGCGGGAGGCGAAAGAATGATTTTGCCTTTTCTTTTTAATGCAACTATTGTTGCACCAGTTTTTTTTCGAAACTCTGATTCATTGATTGTCTTATCTACAATGGGTGAACTGAAATCAAGCTCGTATTCAACCGTCTGAACAGGGTCGGTATAGCGAAACCGTTCAGTCATATTAAGCAGTTCATCCATAACCCCAGTGATTTTGTCATCTATTTGGGCACGTTCAAGATATAATGCTTTCAATCTGCGCCTTAAATCTGAAAAATCGTTTAGCATATCTGACTGTCTAATATAATCAAGTGCTTTATCACGTGATATTATGACAGCCCCGCTTCCCTGTGAAACTGACACAATTCCTTTTTCAGATAAAATATTTATCGATCTGCGAACCGTTTCAGGAGAAACTTTATATTCACCCGCTAAAACCGACCTTCCGCTTATTCGGGAATTTTCCCTAAGTTCACCTTTTGCAATTCTTCCTGCAATATCATGGGCAATTCGCTCATAAACCGATAATTCAGACTTATTATTCATGTGTGTCCCCAGTCTCATTTATTGTTTTTAAGAATATCCCTTATTTCAGTAAGCAGCGCCTCTTCCTTAGACGGTTCAGGGCTTGCCGAGCTTGTAGTAGCATATAATTTTTTAAACTTTTGAATCACCTTAACAAACATAAAAATACAAAAGGCTATGATCAAAAAGTCTACAACATTCTGAATAAAATTACCGTAAGCAATCACAGAATCGCCAATCTTAAAACTAAGCTTGGAAAAATCAATTCCGCCAAGCAAAAGTCCAACAATCGGCATAATTATATCATTTACAAGTGACGTCACTATTTTGCCAAAAGCTCCGCCGATTATAACACCGATTGCAAGATCCAGCACATTTCCTTTAAAAGCAAAATCTCTAAATTCAGCAATAAATTTTTTCATTATAAACACTCCATTAACTAATGCTCTTTTTATGATAACATAAGCGTGCTATGCATTCAAGCTAATGGATGTGCGTGTTTTAGAATTTTCTTTTGCAATGTCTTGGCGGAGGTAAGCATTTTGATAAATCGATATTTACTAATATAACATTTTCCCCGATTTTTTGTATTTCACACCACGGGATTACATATTCGTCCCTTCTCCCGAAAATCCCGCAAAATCCTCCCGGTCCGGGCACGATAATAGATACCAAGTGTCCAGTACAAATATCGACCTCAACATCGTAAACATAACCAAGCCTTGCTCCATCACAGATATTTATGACTTCTTTAGCCCTTAGATCTTCTATTCTGCACATACGAATTCCTCCCGATAATTCATATTATAGTATATTCAGAATAGAAAGATGTATTGCAAAAGCGGCTTATACTTTTAGATCACGTTTTTGCTGAGCTATATAGGTAATAAAAACAGATATTATTATCAAAATGAAAGTAATTGCCGTAAAAAGTAAACTTATTCCGTTATTCAGTAATCTAACAGCATTAAAATACTGGAACGGTGTAAAATACTTTAGAAAATCTAGTTTTCCATTTAAGTCAGCAGCATAAGACATAAAAAATGTTAAAAAAACCAGAAATGATGACATTCCCGGAGCTGCCTTATACTTTTTGCAAACAGCAGACAGCATCATGCCTACCGTTAAAAATAAAACTTGAGTACAGAGCATTCCAAACATAAGCGTTGACAAATAATTCCCAGCATTCTCGTTAGGCGCTATTTTTGAAATATAGGCTAAAGAGACAGCATATGTCACAATCCAGAGTATGAAAACGTTAATTGCTGATGCAACAAGTTTCGCTGTAATTATCTTATTTCTTGTAACAGGTCTTACATATAAAAATTCAAACGTTCTGTCCCGTTCCTCTTTCGATATAATTGATGCGCCGAGCATTGCCGCGTGTATCGCTGCAAGTAGAATAATATAAAGGAATAAAACCCCATAAAACCCCTTTGCCGTAGTAACATCAAAATTGTACGTTCCAAGCAGAACTTGAATCGATTTGGGCATAGAATTCATGAGCTGCTGAACTGACTGTCCCGCGCCTTTATATGCGGAAAACTTAGCCATGCCGGCTAAAATTAAAAATATCATGCCTAAGCACCACAAAATAAGAGAACGTCGATTTGCCCTAAGTTCCCGATAAAAAATATTCATACTAAACTCCATATTCCCACCATTAGCGGGTTCCGTTTTTTCGGCAAGCGGATGCCAAACTTAATGCATTTATGCAGAGTGTATATCTTTTTTAGAGAAGAAAATATAACTAAATATAATAAGGATAATGCTTAGTGCAAGCGATATTATGACATATTTAGTGTCATACGAGCTATTGGAAATAATAGAATTAGGATCAAAATAAGTAAGTAAAGATATATTTTTAATTCCCGAATCCTCAAACAGCCTGTCAAGAAGTCCAATTACAAAAAAGCCGACAACAATGCCAAGCGTCACCGAAACCGGAGCCTTGATCCTTTTAAATACAGCCCCTATTATAAAGCCTATTGCTAAAAACATTATTTCAATAAATAATAGTGATAGGTTTATGAGAATAAACACTTTTACATCAAAATCATAATTCATTAAGTAGGCGCAGGCAGAAGTAACGGCATAATAAATAACATCAACTAAAACAATACTAAAAAATACAGCCAGTAATTTGTTTGTTAATATCACAGATCTTTTTGCAGGCTTTGTAAGAAGAAAATCCATCGTTTTTCCTGATGATTCCTTAGATAGAACGGTAAGCCCCCAAAGCATTGCCATTATAGCTCCGCAAAGACTGACATATGAAAAAATAAAACTATAAAAGCCATTCAGTGATGTTACTTTATCAAGCATAACGCCAAGGGCTGATAACACGTCAGGCGGAAAATCGTTGAATATTTTTTTAAAGTTTTCGCTGTCCCGCGCGATACTAGGATACATTGCAGTCCAAAACAATGCTAAAAAAGAAATTCCAAGCGCCCATTTTAATATGCTGACCTTCAAAGCGGCAATTTCATGTTTAAATATATTCATTAATGCCACCTTCTTAATTATAATAATGCATAAATATTTCTTCGAGGTCTGGTTCGTCAATGCTTATATTCCGCATATTAAGTGATGCAAGTTTCTGCACAAGAGGGTTAACGTTTCCTTTATAGATGAAGCTTACAGTATCATTTTCAACTGAAAGCTTGCTTATACCTTCTAAGGAAAAGAA encodes the following:
- a CDS encoding ABC transporter substrate-binding protein, producing MKKRCFLKLISISLIISLFAGCASVATGGAQKKVKIVFGDPDWDSVRFHNAVAGFIAKTAFNLDTEEMKGTTPTTLLGLKNGDIDVLMEMWTDNIATYKDEIEKGTIKELGVNFDDNKQGFYVPRYVIYGDKSRGIAPMAPDLKSVADLAKYKDLFKDEEQPGKGRIYGALSGWDIDNVMYNKYKYYGLDKDFTYFRPGSDSAMVATFTSAYERGEAIVGYYWEPTWIMGKYDFVLLDDKPYNVTDFKDGKCACPSVRVTICGSNNLLEKAPEFSEFLKKYKTSSALTSKALSHMNETGATYEDTAKWFLKENNSLLDEWLPSDKAAEVRSALAL
- a CDS encoding glycine betaine/L-proline ABC transporter ATP-binding protein translates to MSDTIIEIENLSKLFGFNTGGALKLIKDGLDKTEILKKTGITVGASDVSFKVKKGETFVLIGLSGSGKSTVVRCLNLLYKPTTGKILFNSENILEYNKKQLRDYRRNKVAMVFQHFGLISNRNVLGNVAFGLEVKGTSRDIRDKRAKEMIDMVGLSGWENHPVTDLSGGMRQRVGIARALANDPEVLLMDEPYSALDPIVRRDMQFELLNIQKKVKKTIIFITHDINEAFKLGDTVAIMKDGKIVQIGTPNDILANPASRYVEEFVRDIDKTKVLSVKNVMTTPTAFIRASEGPNAALKEMKATGVSSVFVVGQSMELLGILTIDGALSVKNGTATLEEAMLKNILTTQEDVSLSQLLPDAAVTKFPIAVTNGNNILKGIVTKAGVISSLA
- a CDS encoding YlmC/YmxH family sporulation protein, translated to MCRIEDLRAKEVINICDGARLGYVYDVEVDICTGHLVSIIVPGPGGFCGIFGRRDEYVIPWCEIQKIGENVILVNIDLSKCLPPPRHCKRKF
- a CDS encoding TrkA C-terminal domain-containing protein, with the translated sequence MNNKSELSVYERIAHDIAGRIAKGELRENSRISGRSVLAGEYKVSPETVRRSINILSEKGIVSVSQGSGAVIISRDKALDYIRQSDMLNDFSDLRRRLKALYLERAQIDDKITGVMDELLNMTERFRYTDPVQTVEYELDFSSPIVDKTINESEFRKKTGATIVALKRKGKIILSPPADEYFLNGDVIVVACSADRLKTVENFIGQ
- the mscL gene encoding large-conductance mechanosensitive channel protein MscL, yielding MKKFIAEFRDFAFKGNVLDLAIGVIIGGAFGKIVTSLVNDIIMPIVGLLLGGIDFSKLSFKIGDSVIAYGNFIQNVVDFLIIAFCIFMFVKVIQKFKKLYATTSSASPEPSKEEALLTEIRDILKNNK
- a CDS encoding ABC transporter permease subunit, with protein sequence MSLPTIFTKFPEGWKINIAKPIDEAVFYLNNHFKGFFDAIKAGLLALLDSVGNILTAIPWWLMMLIVFVVGWRSSKNILKGLTYSLMLFLVGLLGLWDLMNVTLSIVIVSVIISLIIGLPIGILNSMSRNAEGIAKLILDAMQTMPTFVYLIPAVMFFGLGRVPAVIATTIYATPPAIRFTSLAINQVDKEMVEAARSFGATRSQLLSKVQIPQAVPTIMAGINQTTMMAVSMVVTCAMIGASGLGMEVLTSINRIEVGRGFTSGLAVVVIAVIMDRLTQGWFGKNHVREEGK
- a CDS encoding ABC transporter permease subunit — encoded protein: MNIFKHEIAALKVSILKWALGISFLALFWTAMYPSIARDSENFKKIFNDFPPDVLSALGVMLDKVTSLNGFYSFIFSYVSLCGAIMAMLWGLTVLSKESSGKTMDFLLTKPAKRSVILTNKLLAVFFSIVLVDVIYYAVTSACAYLMNYDFDVKVFILINLSLLFIEIMFLAIGFIIGAVFKRIKAPVSVTLGIVVGFFVIGLLDRLFEDSGIKNISLLTYFDPNSIISNSSYDTKYVIISLALSIILIIFSYIFFSKKDIHSA
- a CDS encoding ABC transporter permease subunit, encoding MNIFYRELRANRRSLILWCLGMIFLILAGMAKFSAYKGAGQSVQQLMNSMPKSIQVLLGTYNFDVTTAKGFYGVLFLYIILLAAIHAAMLGASIISKEERDRTFEFLYVRPVTRNKIITAKLVASAINVFILWIVTYAVSLAYISKIAPNENAGNYLSTLMFGMLCTQVLFLTVGMMLSAVCKKYKAAPGMSSFLVFLTFFMSYAADLNGKLDFLKYFTPFQYFNAVRLLNNGISLLFTAITFILIIISVFITYIAQQKRDLKV